ATCCTCTCCTCTGTCAGCCTGAACAGTCACCTGTTCCGTGGTAACGGACCTTGGTACAAGGTATACGTTGATTTGAAGGCTACCGTTTTCAGGAACAGTTACTTCAAACGTCCGCTGTTCGTAGCCTACGGACGAAATCACAAGAATCTGCTGGCCGGAAGGAATGTTACGGACCGAAAAAAAACCGGATTTGTTGGTATATGCTCCACGCCCGGTGCCCTTAACTGAAACAGCTGCACCAATTACGGTTTCCTGCGAAGTGGAGTCGTGTATGAACCCGGAAACGTCACCTGCAAACGAACTGGCTAACGCAGAAAGAAAAACAATGACCAAAACAGCGGACTGCTTGCAACGTGCCATAGACATATACATAGATGAATGCAGGCATTTGACGCACAGAGGATAACGAAGTTGCATTTTTTGCGTAATATTGTTTCAACATTGAGGTTCTATATGGCCATTTACATTACATCAGATTGTATCAATTGCGGTGCGTGCGAGCCTGAATGCCCAAACACCGCCATATATGAAGCGGGAGCTCCATGGGAGCTTGCCGGTGTTACATATAACGATAGTACGTCGCCCGGAAATTTCTCGGGTGACTTCTTCTCAACGTCAGTGTATTACATCGTTCCCGACAAATGCACTGAATGCGAGGGATTTTACGACGAACCACAATGTGCCGCCGTATGTCCGGTTGACTGTTGTCTGCCCGACCCAAACAATCCTGAAACCAAGGAGCAACTCCTTAAAAAGAAGGAGTACCTGGATACCATCGACCCAGGAAGACTACGGGTTTAAACCATGGAAATCCACGTCGAGCGAGGAAAAATACGTGCGGTACTCCCCTCGCCGATGGAAGTGCTTATTCGAACTGAACGGGAAACATTTTCTTTTCCCGGTGCATGTGTTGTGCCCGGCTTTGTAGATAGCCACGTCCACCTGCTAGGTGTGGGACAGTCGGCCAGCATCCCTTCGTTGCATTCCGCAACAAACGTCAGCGACTGTATCCGTATGCTCCAACAGGCTACGCCCGTTCATGGCTGGATTCAGGCAAGGGGCTGGAATGAGAACAACTGGGACAATCCAAGGCTGCCTGACGCTACTGACCTGGATGCTGCCTTCCCTGATGTGCCTGTGATCTGTTATCGTGCGGATGGCCATGCCGCCTGGGTAAACAGTTGTGCCCTGCGCTATAGCGGTTATTCTCACGCTTCCGGACTTCTGGTTGATTCCGATGTTGAACACGTGACCCGGGTGATTCCCGGACCGGACCGAACCGAGATTGAACAGTGGCTCATCAAGGGTAGTGAACTGTTTGCCGCTGCAGGGGTAACTGAAGTTCATGATATGGACGTTGCACCTGACGTTGTCGGAATTACTCGCGAGCTTGGCGAGCAGGGAAAGCTGGCCGTCCGTGTTCAATCCTTCGTTTCTGCACAGCACTTCGAATTTTACCACCATGGTCTGCTGCCCGCCGGAGGTGAGATCCAGCGAACATTTGGTGTTAAGATGTTTGCCGACGGTGCACTGGGATCACGTGGGGCAGCACTGTTGCAACCGTATTCAGACCGTCCGGATACCAGCGGAACACTACTGCTGACAAGTAACGATATTTATAAACGAACAATGCAGGCTATTGACGATGGCTGGTGGAGCGTTGCTGTTCATGCGATTGGCGACCGTGCCGTGCGTGAAGTATTGAATGCTTTTGAGCAGGTGCGGAACACTGCTGGTACACCAGATACGGTTCTGCGCATCGAGCATGCACAAACCGTGGCACCTGATGATGTTCGCCGGTTTGCAGACCTCAATGTTATCGCAAGCGTACAGCCTGTCCACGCGGTTTCAGATGCCGCCATGGCCACTGATAAACTCGGCACTGACAGACTCCGAACAGCATACAGATTACGGTCGTTCCTTGACAACGGCATCAAGGTGATCACTGGAACAGATGCTCCGGTTGAATCCGTATCGGCGCTGCAAACACTCGACGCCTGCATGACACGAACTCATGCGGCTGGGCTTGCTAACGATGAGTGTATTTCTGCCGACGATGCGATGCGATCTGCCGGGGTATGGGCACATTCTGCTGCTCACGTTGATCATCGCCGCGGTACCCTGGCTGTTGGGATGGACGCTGACTTTACCGTGCTTGACAGGCCGCTGGTTGTAACAACATCCAACGCTGACAATGTACATGTTTTAGCTACATTTATGGCAGGCCAGCCTCGATATCTTCCCTGAATTGATTAAACATAGCTATGAATACGTCTGCTCAAATTGCCGTCAACAGCAAAATCACGCCCAACCTGTATCAGCAGTTACGGGACGAGCTGGATGCCTGGCTGGGTATGACCATCCAGTACAAGATTGTTGAAATGCCGATTATCATTAGCAGAGAATTTGCATCACTGCTTGAAGAATCTGCTGTAAGCATAGCTGTCCAGGCTGCCGGCACTGAACCATCAAAACCACTGTTTTGTGTTGTTGATTTTGCAGTCTGCACGGCAGACGACGGAACCTTTATTCCTAAACTGATTGAACTTCAGGGATTCCCGTCGCTCTACTGTTATCAACTGCTTCTTGCCGAGACGTACAGCCGTGTCTATGACCTCCACGGGTTTGATCCTTTACTCTCCGGACTGGATCGTGAGACGTATCTTGACTATCTTAGCAAGGCAGTGTACGCTGATGCTGACCCGTCTGCCACATTCCTGGTTGAAATCGATCCTAGCCTGCAAAAAACGCGACCTGACTTTATTGCTTTTGAGAAGTTGATTGGACTAAAAACCATCAATATCCGCGATATTACCAGGAACGGTCGCAGTCTGTTTACGACGATTGATGGTCGGACAACCAAAATTGACAGAATATTCAACCGGGCCATCCTTGACGAAATGGATGACCTTGGAGTAGAGCTCAATTTTTCATGGAATGACGACTTGGACGTAGCGTGGGCCGGCCATCCAAGCTGGTACTTTAAAATCAGCAAACAAACGCTCCCGTACCTGCATCATCCATCGGTACCACGCACGGTGTTTGTTTCGGATCTCAGCTCAATACCTGCCAACCTGAACGATTACGTACTCAAGCCCCTTTTCAGCTTTGCAGGGAAAGGTGTTACGGTAGGGCCTGATAGTAGCCACATTGAACAAATTCCTGACCATGACCGTTCGAAGTGGATTCTACAGGAGCGCGTCAGGTATGCTGATTGTGTGCCAACACCAACAGGTACTAATAAAGTTGAGATTCGGATTATGCTAATCTGGCTCCCTGAAGCAGAGAAGCCACTGCCCGTAATCACGCTTGCACGAACCGGTCGTGGCGACCTGATGGGGGCACGCTACAACACAATGCCGTGGACGGGCAGCGGGACCTGTTTAACAAAATAGGTGTTACTGGTTGAGTAGTAGTTCAATTTTCTGTGATGATTCTTCGATAAATTGTTCATCCGGCAGAAGACCCACCTCTTTAAACTGAATCCGACCATCCTTGCCCAGGAAAAACTTTGTTGGTATTCCGGTTACCCCATACTTCTTCACTACGCTGTCATCTTTGTCGATATACATTGGAAATGTTAGAGTAGGGTTGTTCGAGAGAAAGTCTTTTACAATTTTCGTTCTGTCAGTATCTCGCTCCCACACATTCACAACTGCGAAAACAACATTGGGATTATCCTTATACTTTTCGTAAAGTTTTTGAAGTGAGGGAAAACTCTTCCTGCACGGTCCGCACCATGTTGCCCAGTAGTCAATTAATACAACCTTTCCCTTCCAATCAGCGATTCTTATTTTTTCTCCGCCGGGGTATGATGCAAACTCGCCATCAACCATCGGCATGAACAACATCTCGCGTTTCAGCCTTTCAGTCACAGCCGACTGTCCGGTTTTTTTATGCTGTAACACTAACGCCTCAGCATCTGCCTTTGAGCGTCCGCCTGCTACAAGTGCATTAACAAACGCCTCTTGAATCATGGGTGACGGCGCTCCGTTTTTCAATGCCATCTCGGCATACTGAATAATACCCGGATTGTCAGACTGAGCAACCAGTGTTGCAATCAGCATCTCGTACACACCCGGGTCGGCCTGACCGCCAACGGTGTTAACGCTTTCCTTTAAGGATGAAATTGCCTCCTGATTTTTTCCGTCAAACCGTTGAATGGCACCCTGGACAAACAATAGTTGGCTCTTGGCAACCGTTTGCTGATGATTCCATTCCGACTTCCCTATCCAAAAGAACCTGGCCTGATCGTCATCCACGGCCTTAAGCCCCTTCCGGATCAATTCCATCGCTTGTGAGCGCAGCGAGTCTTGAGCACCGATATAATTCACGGCCTGATAATACGCAATTGCTGGAAGGTGTGTAACCCTCTCGATAAACGTAAGCAGTGACGAATACGCACCTTGTTTTGAGGCACTATTAATTGCCGACTCTATCAGGCTTCCGCGCAGTGAACTCTGTGGATACTTATTCAGGAATATCATTGCACGGTTCAGGAAATCGTCAATATTATTAACTCTGTTAATCTCTTCAAGCTCCAGTTGTTCCGACACCTTTGATCCGGGAAAGCGCTGTGAAGCATCCAGAATAATCTTATGCGACTCGCCTTCCTTTTGAAGCGCTCTGAATGCTGCACTCAACGCCAAAGCATCGTCAGCAGTAGCCGGTACAAGCGTAGTTCTAACGAACTCATTTAACCGTGCTGTAGCCTCTTCCTGTGGCATTTCGCCCCTGCTGGCATTTAACAGGACAAGGTTAATTTGCGCCGCAACATTTCTGGAATGCAGTTGCACTTCCTTTGTAAGAATTGCTGCAGCTTCATCAATATCCTGTTTACATCGCAATTCAGCCGGCATCTGACCCAGCAGAACCTGGGCAGCCTTCATGGCTGCACCACGTACGGGTTTTCCGCTGGCATCATGAATCATTGCTGACCAGAACACATCGTCATTGGTATCATACTGTTTTCCGTCGCCAACCTTTAACATCACAAAAACCGTGTTCGATGGCAACAACACGGAAGTGGTCCACCGCTTACCGTCATTTTTCAACTGACTTTCGATTGCTTCCGGTAAGTCCTTTACATCGGAAAACGCAAATACCACCACGTGGGGTTGGGCACTATTTCCGAACCAGGCTTTTTCTGCCGGACCCGGCTTGTATTCAATTTCAACCGAAGCACCTGCCTGCGGATTTGCCGGGAAAATGCTCACTGTTCCGGCTGCACGTACGATGTTAACGCCAATCAGCGTCAGAACAAGTGTAAAGAAAGATATACGAATCATGCTGAAACTTTAATGATTGATGTGTGAATTTCGAGAATACAAAAATCGGCAACATTAGCGAACCAGATGGTAACCTCCGTCAACAATCAGACTCTGCCCTGTGATATACGGTGATGCAGTAGCAAAAAACCATACAGCATCGAAAATATCCTCAGGGCTACCGTACCTACCCATCGGAATGGTATGTAACAGCGAAACCTCTGTTTCTGCCGGGGAGGGATCGTCGGGGACTGCAATCATTCCCGGCGCCACCATGTTCACAGTATGAGTGGGCGCCATTGTTCTGGCTAGGTTCTCACCAAGCCGCACAAGAGCAGTCTTGCTTACACCGTACTCAATACGGTTTTTCCAAATTTCATGGGCCCCA
This is a stretch of genomic DNA from Ignavibacteria bacterium. It encodes these proteins:
- a CDS encoding 4Fe-4S dicluster domain-containing protein, producing MAIYITSDCINCGACEPECPNTAIYEAGAPWELAGVTYNDSTSPGNFSGDFFSTSVYYIVPDKCTECEGFYDEPQCAAVCPVDCCLPDPNNPETKEQLLKKKEYLDTIDPGRLRV
- a CDS encoding amidohydrolase; protein product: MEIHVERGKIRAVLPSPMEVLIRTERETFSFPGACVVPGFVDSHVHLLGVGQSASIPSLHSATNVSDCIRMLQQATPVHGWIQARGWNENNWDNPRLPDATDLDAAFPDVPVICYRADGHAAWVNSCALRYSGYSHASGLLVDSDVEHVTRVIPGPDRTEIEQWLIKGSELFAAAGVTEVHDMDVAPDVVGITRELGEQGKLAVRVQSFVSAQHFEFYHHGLLPAGGEIQRTFGVKMFADGALGSRGAALLQPYSDRPDTSGTLLLTSNDIYKRTMQAIDDGWWSVAVHAIGDRAVREVLNAFEQVRNTAGTPDTVLRIEHAQTVAPDDVRRFADLNVIASVQPVHAVSDAAMATDKLGTDRLRTAYRLRSFLDNGIKVITGTDAPVESVSALQTLDACMTRTHAAGLANDECISADDAMRSAGVWAHSAAHVDHRRGTLAVGMDADFTVLDRPLVVTTSNADNVHVLATFMAGQPRYLP
- a CDS encoding TlpA family protein disulfide reductase; the encoded protein is MIRISFFTLVLTLIGVNIVRAAGTVSIFPANPQAGASVEIEYKPGPAEKAWFGNSAQPHVVVFAFSDVKDLPEAIESQLKNDGKRWTTSVLLPSNTVFVMLKVGDGKQYDTNDDVFWSAMIHDASGKPVRGAAMKAAQVLLGQMPAELRCKQDIDEAAAILTKEVQLHSRNVAAQINLVLLNASRGEMPQEEATARLNEFVRTTLVPATADDALALSAAFRALQKEGESHKIILDASQRFPGSKVSEQLELEEINRVNNIDDFLNRAMIFLNKYPQSSLRGSLIESAINSASKQGAYSSLLTFIERVTHLPAIAYYQAVNYIGAQDSLRSQAMELIRKGLKAVDDDQARFFWIGKSEWNHQQTVAKSQLLFVQGAIQRFDGKNQEAISSLKESVNTVGGQADPGVYEMLIATLVAQSDNPGIIQYAEMALKNGAPSPMIQEAFVNALVAGGRSKADAEALVLQHKKTGQSAVTERLKREMLFMPMVDGEFASYPGGEKIRIADWKGKVVLIDYWATWCGPCRKSFPSLQKLYEKYKDNPNVVFAVVNVWERDTDRTKIVKDFLSNNPTLTFPMYIDKDDSVVKKYGVTGIPTKFFLGKDGRIQFKEVGLLPDEQFIEESSQKIELLLNQ